The DNA region GTCCGCGATGTCGCCGAGGTAGCGCGCGGAGGGGAGGCCGCCCTCGTAGCCGTTGAGGACGTAGCACCAGGCCGTCACTTCGCCGTCCAGCGTGTGGACCCGCAGCTTCGTACGCCGGTAGATGCTCATGCCGACGCCCTCCCAGCGGTCCAGCGACTCCTCGTCCATGGGCGCGATGTCGTACAGCGCCACGAAGATCTCCGACGCCGGCGCCTCGACGACCGTGGCCAGCGCGCCCTCCCAGCCCATCTGCTCGCCGCCGAACGTCAGCCGCCAGCCGGTGACCCATCCGGTGCCGCGCAGCGGGGAGTGCGGGGCTCGGCGCGACATCAGCCGCGCGTCGAGGTTCGCGGCGTAAGCGGCGTAGAGGGACATGACGACGAGGGTACGGGAGTCCCTCGCCGGGTCGGTGGTGGCGAGTGGGGTGGCGCATCCGTACCTCGACCACCGGCCGGCCCGGCCCCTGAACACCCCCTTGATCGGGCCCTGGAGCGGCACCGTGCACGGCTGAGTGAACGGCTCCCGTACGGCGCTGGGGCGGGCTCCCGGACCGTCGCCCTCATGGCCCCCGCACCCGCCCGGCCCCGCCCGTGCGGGACAATGGGCCATGTGACTCGGATCGTGATCATCGGTGGCGGACCCGGCGGCTATGAGGCCGCACTCGTAGCGGCGCAGCTCGGCGCCGAAGTGACCGTCGTGGACTGCGACGGCCTGGGAGGCGCGTCGGTCCTCACCGACTGCGTGCCCTCCAAGACCCTGATCGCCACGGCCGAGGTCATGACGAACTTCGACTCCTCCTACGAGGAGCTGGGCATCCGCGTCGAGGACAGCACGCACGACCCGGACGACCCCGCCCGCGTCGTGGGCGTCGACCTCGGCAAGGTCAACCGCAGGGTGAAGCGCCTCGCGCTGGCGCAGTCCCACGACATCGTCGCGGCCGTGACGCGTGCCGGCGTAAGGGTGCTGCGCGGCCGGGGAAGGCTGGAGCCCTCGCGGGCGCCGGACGGTTCGCGGCAGGTCGTGGTCACGCCGACCGGCGACGCCGCGGGCGAGCCCGAGGAGCGGCTGGCGGCCGATGCCGTGCTGGTCGCGACCGGCGGTCATCCCCGTGAGATCCCGGACGCCAAGCCGGACGGCGAGCGGATCCTCAACTGGAAGCAGGTCTACGACCTCGACGAGCTGCCCGAGGAGCTGATCGTGGTCGGCTCCGGAGTCACCGGGGCCGAATTCGCGGGCGCCTACCGGGCGTTGGGCTCGCACGTCACCCTCGTCTCCTCCCGTGACCGGGTGCTGCCCGGTGAGGACCCGGATGCGGCGGCCGTGCTGGAGGACGTCTTCAGGCGGCGCGGCATGAATGTGATGGCGCGTTCCCGTGCGGCCTCCGCGAGGCGCGTCGGGGACAAGGTCGAGGTGGAGTTGCAGGACGGCCGCACCATCACGGGAAGCCACTGCCTCGTCGCCGTCGGCGCGGTCCCCAACACCGCGGACATGGGCCTGGAGGAGGCCGGGGTGCGGCTGAAGGACTCCGGGCACATCTGGACCGACAAGGTCTCCCGTACGTCGGCGCCCGGTGTGTACGCGGCGGGCGACTGCACGGGCGTGTTCGCGCTCGCGTCGGTCGCGGCGATGCAGGGCCGTATCGCGATGTACCACTTCCTCGGGGAGACGGTCACGCCGCTCAATCTGAAGGCGGTCTCGTCGAACGTCTTCACCGATCCGGAGATCGCCACCGTCGGCTACAGCCAGGCGGACGTGGACGAGGGACGGATGGACGCCTGGTCCGTGAAGCTGCCGCTGCTGCGCAATCCGCGGGCGAAGATGCAGGGCATCAGGGACGGTTTCGTGAAGCTGTTCTGCCGGCCGGGCACGGGCATCGTGGTCGGCGGGGTCGTGGTGGCTCCGCGGGCGAGCGAGCTGATCCATCCGCTGTCGGTGGCGGTGGACAACAACCTCACGGTGGGGCAGATCGCCAACACCTTCACCGTGTACCCGTCGTTGACCGGCTCGATCGGCGAGGTCGCGCGGCAGTTGCACACGCGGAAGACGGCTCAGGACGGCTGAACCGTCCGGACAGTTCGTCCGTTTCTTTCTATATCATGCGGCAAGTTCAGCTATGGGCAGCTTCCAATAATCGACGAAAACTGCTGAAAGCAGACGGTCGTTGGGGTTACTGTCAGTTCCGTGTTCGCTGCAGAACGTCGCCAACTCATCCTGGAAATGGTGCGCGCCAACGGAGCCGTCTCGCTCCGTGAGCTCGCCCGCGTCGTCCAGACCTCCGAAGTGACCGTGCGCCGGGACGTACGGGCCCTGGAGGCAGAAGGGCTGCTGGACCGCCGGCACGGCGGAGCGGTACTGCCCGGAGGCTTCACCCGCGAGACCGGCTTCCCTCAGAAGTCGCATACGGCGACCGCGGAGAAGACGGCGATCGCCGATCTCGCCGCCGGACTCGTCGAGGAGGGCGAGGCCATCGTGGTCGGTGCGGGCACCACCACGCAGGAGCTCGCGCGCCGCCTGGCCCGTGTGCCCGGCCTGACGGTGGTGACCAACTCCCTGCTCGTGGCACAGGCGTTGGCGCACGCCAACCGTGTCGAGGTGGTGATGACGGGAGGCACTCTGCGCGGCTCCAACTACGCGCTGGTCGGCAGCGGAGCCGAGCAGTCACTGCAAGGGCTGCGTGTCTCGCGTGCCTTCCTCTCGGGCAGCGGGCTGACCGCGGAGCGCGGCCTGTCCACCTCCAACATGCTCTCGGCCAGCGTCGACAGGGCCCTGGTGCAGGCCGCGTCGGAGGTCGTCGTCCTCGCGGACCACACCAAGCTCGGTACGGACACGATGTTCCAGACGGTCCCCACGGACGTCATGACGCGCCTGGTGACCGACAAGCCGCCGCCCCAAGAGGACCGCGCCGGTACGGAGTTGCAGGCGCTGGCCGACCAGGGCGTGCAGATCACCGTCGCCGGGATGTCACCGGGTGGAGCCGCCGAGGCGCAGGCTCCGGTGCCGGGCGGACCCGGGGGGCGCGGCAGCCGCGGGGAGAAGTCTCAGGAAGGGGCGGGCAGACGCGATGTGCCGATGCCCGGCCAGCGGCGCAATGTGCCGCCGGGCGGCGGCAGTTCGGCACCGCCGCAGTTGCGCAGCGCGCCGTCGCTTCCCGAACAGCCGTCCGTGGGCGGGCGCGTGGCGGATCTCGCTCCCAGGCGCCGCTGAACTCCCGCCCGTAGCCGTACGAATGACGAGCAGGGCGAGTTCCGGCCCTGTACGCGAGACGAAGCGCAGACAGGAAGCGCAGATCAGGAAGAGCAGAAACGAAGCGCCCGCCGCGCCCCGATGAGGGAGCGGCGGGTGCCTGCGGTGTGCCCGCGTCTGGTTCAGCGGTCCCGGACCGCGCTCACCGTGCTCAGTCCTTGATCTCGCAGATGACGGTGCCTGCGGAGAGGGAGTTGCCGACCTCGGCGCGGAGGTCCTTGACGGTGCCGGTGCGGTGGGCGTTGAGGGGTTGTTCCATCTTCATCGCTTCGAGCACGACGACGAGTTCGCCTTCTTCGACGTGCTGGCCCTCTTCGACGGCGACCTTGACGATGGTGCCTTGCATGGGGGAGGCGAGGGCGTCGCCGGATGAGGCGCTGCCGGTCTTCTTCGCCGCCTTCCGCTTCGGCTTCTTCCCGGCGCCGGCGGCGGGTGCGGCCGTGACGCCCAGGGAGGAGGGAAGGGAGACCTCCAGGCGCTTGCCGCCGACTTCGACGACGACGGTCTCACGTGTGCCCTCGTCGTCTTCGGTGTCGGTGCCCGGCGCGGTGAACGGGGCGATGTCGTTGACGAATTCCGTCTCGATCCAGCGGGTGTGGACGTCGAACGGGGCGTCTTCGCGACCGTTGACCTCGGGGGCGAAGGCGGGGTCGGTGACGACGGTGCGGTGGAAGGGCAGGGCGGTGGCCATGCCCTCGACGGTGAATTCTCCCAGCGCCCGCGCGGCTCGTTGCAGGGCCTGGCGGCGGGTGGCGCCGGTGACGATCAGCTTGGCCAGCAGTGAGTCCCAGGCGGGGCCGATGACCGAGCCGGACTCCACGCCCGCGTCCAGCCGCACGCCGGGGCCCGAAGGCGGGGCGAAGGTGGTGACGGTGCCGGGCGCGGGGAGGAAGTTGCGGCCGGGGTCCTCGCCGTTGATACGGAACTCGAAGGAGTGGCCGCGCAGTTCGGGGTCGTCGTAGTCGAGGCGTTCGCCGTCGGCGATGCGGAACATCTCGCGGACGAGGTCGATGCCGGTGACTTCCTCGGTGACGGGGTGTTCGACCTGGAGGCGTGTGTTGACTTCGAGGAAGGAGATGGTTCCGTCCTGGCCGACGAGGAATTCGCAGGTGCCGGCGCCTTGGTAGCCGGCCTCCCGCAAAATGGCCTTCGACGCGCGGTACAGCTCGGCGTTCTGCTCCGCCGTCAGGAACGGGGCGGGGGCTTCCTCCACGAGCTTCTGGTGGCGGCGCTGGAGCGAGCAGTCGCGTGTGGAGACCACGACGACGTTGCCGAACTTGTCGGCCAGGCACTGGGTTTCGACGTGGCGGGGCCGGTCGAGGTAGCGCTCGACGAAGCATTCGCCGCGGCCGAAGGCGGCGACGGCTTCGCGGACCGCCGAGTCGTAGAGTTCCTCGACTTCGTCCAGGGAGCGTGCGACTTTCAGGCCGCGTCCGCCGCCGCCGAAGGCGGCTTTGATGGCGATGGGCAGGCCGTGTTCCTCGGCGAAGGCCACGACTTCGCTTCGGCGCCGGAGACGGGGTCTTTGGTGCCGGCGACCAGCGGTGCGCCGGCGGCCTGGGCGATGTGGCGGGCGGCGACTTTGTCGCCGAGCTGGCGGATGGCGTCCGGAGGCGGGCCGATCCAGGTGAGGCCGGCGTCGAGGACGGCCTGGGCGAAGTCGGCGTTCTCGGAGAGGAATCCGTAGCCGGGGTGGATGGCGTCGGCGCCGGAATCGGCCGCGGCCTTGAGCACCTTGCTCATGTCGAGGTAGCTGGCCGCGGGGGTGTCACCGCCCAGAGCGAACGCCTCGTCCGCGACCCGGACATGCAGTGCGTCCCGGTCAGGTTCGGCATAGACGGCGACGCTCGCGATCCCCGCATCCCGGCAGGCACGGGCGACGCGAACAGCGATTTCGCCGCGGTTGGCGATGAGCACCTTGCGCACGATGTCTCCCTACTTGGCGCTGCGCCGCAAGAGGATTAGAAGTGGTGAGTGTGCTCAGAGAGTTTAGGTACTGGCGACACCACCAGCCGAGGCGCCCACGGGCGTGAGCTTTCCCACACGGACCGTGACGTGCGGCCGTCACGGTCCTGCGTGTTCCCCGTCATCCCAAGGTACGCCGGGATTCGTGTGAAGCTCGGGGATCTTCGGATGTGGTCAAGGTCTCCGCAGCGCACAGCCTGGCGGGTGCGCCGGTCTTTGTGGGGTTCCTATGAAACGCGGGGGGAAACTTTGCTTCGCGCCGGGGCTCTTGCCCGCTGTGATACCCGTAAGTAGCGTTCGCGGTGCCATGGCGACGTACTCCAGGTAACGAAACACATCGGTCATGGCCGGTGAAAAGCGGAAGAGGGTGGGCGAGGTGGGGCTCCGACGGTCGGTGGCCGCAGCCGCGGCGCTGATACTGGTGATCGAGGCGGTCGGCATCGTTCTGCTGAACATCTTTCTCGGCATGGTCGTCGACGAACAGCAGATGTCCATGGCCGGGCTCGAACCTCGCTCGATGTCGCTGTCGGCGGTGGTGGCGGGCGCGCTCTTCGGGGCGTATCTCCTGCTCTGCGCGCTGGTGTTGGCCCGTACCGCGATCCGCGACAAAGCGCCCGCCGGGCTGCTGCGCATCGTGCTGATCAGCGCCGCCGTGGTGCACGGACTGCTGGGGGCCGCCTCGGTGGGACTGGTCGGCTGGGTGGCGTTCCTGTTCATGATGGTGGTGCTGGGGCTGATCGTCTGGTCGCTGCTGTCGTACAGCGTCGAAGAGGGCGTGGCGGAAGGCGGTTCGGGGACTGCCCCGGCCGACTCGGCCCCCTCCGGTCCCTCGGACGCACCGGGCGGCCCGCATCCGGAGCCGTCGGCGCCGTAGGACGGCTGTTCGCCGCGCCGTGGTCAACCGGCGTATGTGCCATGCCGTTCGGGCCGCACCGATCTGCCGCCCCCGAGGGTCGCTACGCGGTGCGGACGCTCACGACCACAGATCGGTGACGGCCACGTCGAGCCGCGCGAGGAGTTCGCGGAGCAGCGGCAGCGACAGCCCGATCACGGTCCCGTGGTCGCCCTCGATGCCCTTGACGAACGGCGCCGAGTGCCCGTCGAGCGTGAACGCGCCTGCCACATGCACGGGTTCGCCCGTGGCCACATAGGCGGCGATCTCCTCGTCGGTCGGCTCGCCGAAGTGAACCGTGGTCGAAGCCGTCGCCGAAGTCTCCCTGCCGTCAAGGGTGTCGATCACGCAGTGCCCGGTCCGAAGTACGCCGGAGCGCCCGCGCATCGCCTTCCAGCGGGCGGTCGCCTCCTCGGCGTCGGCGGGCTTGCCCAGGGGCTCTCCGTCCAGTTCCAGCACCGAGTCGCAGCCCACGACGAGCGCGTCCGCCGCCTGCGGAAGTGCGGCGACCGCGCGGGCCTTCGCCTCGGCCAGTACGCGGGCGAGTTCGCCCGGGGTCGGCGCCGACAGCGCGTCCTCGTCGACTCCGCTGACGATCACCTGGGGTGCGAAACCGGACTGCCGCAGCAGCCCCAGCCGGGCGGGGGAGGCGGATGCGAGAACGAGGCGGCGTGCGGGAGTCGCCGGTCGCCGCTGTGCGGAGCGCGAAGTCGGGGAGGCCATGCCCGCAATCGTAGGCAACGGTCGACGTAGGCCGCTCGCCCTCCGGTCAGGCCGGCGGCCGGGCGGGGCCGGGTGTGCGGCAGTGCCCCGCGCTCACGCCGATCACGAGGGTCACGGGATCGCGAAGGTCACGAGGGTCATGGGATCGCGAAGGTCCAGCGTCACGCGATCACGAGTGGGTCGCGTGATCATGCCCTACGCCCCAACGCCCGTGCCCTGCCCGTGAGTACGAGCGTGCGCGGGCGTACGACCATCATGCGTCCGGTGCCCGTCATGCGTCCGGCCGCACGTTGGCAAGCACGAAGGACGCGATGATGACGACGGGCAGCAGCCAGTAGAGGCGCCGCAGCATCGCCAGGGTCGCGCGCATCTCCTTCGGAGGCTCGTCACGGGGGTCGGACCACAGCATGATTCCCATGCTGCGTGGGGCGCGGCGGGGCGCGCCTGAGTACGCGTACTCATTCGTGCCCGGCCTTCCGGCCGTCCGGCTCGCAACGGAGCGGAACCCGCCCCGGCGGCGGCCCGGTCGAGCAGGGCTTGCGCGCCGCCGCCCGCGGGGCCGGACGCAGGCACCTCAGGCAGGCCAGTACGTCGTACGCCACGCCTTGGGCCCCGGATGCGGCACGCGCCTGGGCACCGTACGAGCGGGGTCGGACCACTCCTGAGCAGTACGCACGGCAGGCGCCTCGGACGCCATCGCGGCCGCCCGCGCCCGCACCACCGCGAGCGCGGCTGCCAGCTCCTCGGGGGTCGGATTGCCCCGCACCACCTTGACCGGCGGCATGGGCGGGTGCTCTCCGCGCTCCTCCGTCGTCTCCGTCGTCGGGTCGAGCATGGCGAACGGCCTCCTCACAGCGGGATGTTGCCGTGCTTCTTCGGGGGGAGCTGTTCCCGCTTGGAGCGCAGCGTGCGCAGACCACGGGTGATGTGGCGGCGGGTCTCGGACGGCATGATCACAGCGTCCACATACCCGCGTTCGGCCGCGGCATACGGATTCAGCAGCGCGTCCTCGTACTCTTGCGTCAACTCCGCGCGCAGCGCCTCGCGTTCGTCCTCGTCCTCCACGCCCGCGAGCCGCTTGCGGTAGAGGATGTTGACCGCTCCCTGCGCTCCCATGACGGCGATCTGCGCCGTGGGCCAGGCGAAGTTGAGGTCGGCGCCGAGGTGCTTGGAGCCCATGACGTCGTACGCGCCGCCGAACGCCTTCCGCGTGATGACCGTGACCAGCGGCACCGTCGCCTCCGCGTAGGCGTAGATGAGCTTGGCGCCGCGGCGGATGATGCCGTCGTACTCCTGGTCGGTGCCCGGCAGGAAGCCCGGCACGTCGACGAAGGTGATGACGGGGACGTTGAAGGCGTCGCAGGTGCGCACGAAGCGCGCCGCCTTCTCGCTCGCGTCGATGTTGAGGCAACCGGCGAACTGAAGCGGCTGGTTGGCGACGACGCCCACCGACTGGCCCTCGATCCGCCCGAAGCCGGTGATGATGTTCGGCGCGAACAGCGCCTGCGTCTCCAGGAATTCGCCGTCGTCCAGCACGTGCTCGATCGCGGAGTGCATGTCGTACGGCTGGTTCGCGGAGTCGGGGATCAGCGTGTCGAGTTCGCGGTCCTCGTCGGAGGTCTCCAGGTCCGCCTCCTCGGGGAAGACGGGCGGCTCGGAGAGGTTGTTGGAGGGCAGGTAGGACAGCAGCGCCTTGACGTACTCGACGGCGTCCTTCTCGTCGCCCGACATGTGGTGCGCGACGCCCGAAGTGGCGTTGTGCGTACGGGCTCCGCCCAGCTCCTCGAAGCCGACGTCCTCGCCGGTCACCGTCTTGATGACGTCGGGCCCGGTGATGAACATGTGCGAGGTCTGGTCGACCATCACCGTGAAGTCGGTGATCGCCGGCGAGTAGACCGCGCCTCCCGCGCAGGGGCCGACGATGAGGCTGATCTGCGGTACGACACCCGAAGCGTGCACGTTCCTGCGGAAGATCTCCGCGAACAGGCCCAGCGCGACGACGCCTTCCTGGATACGGGCGCCGCCGCCGTCGTTGATGCCGATGATCGGGCAGCCGTTCTTCAGCGCGAAGTCCATGACCTTGACGATCTTCTCGCCGTAGACCTCGCCGAGGGAGCCGCCGAAGATCGTGAAGTCCTGCGAGTAGACGCACACGGGACGGCCGTCGACCGTGCCGTATCCCGTGACGACGCCGTCGCCGTACGGACGGTTCTTCTCCAGGCCGAAGTTGGTCGAGCGGTGGCGTGCGAACTCGTCCAGCTCCGTGAAGCTTCCCTCGTCGAGCAGCAGGTCGACCCGCTCACGCGCGGTCAGCTTGCCCTTCGCGTGCTGCTTCTCCACCGCTCGCTGCGAGCCCGCGTGAGTCGCCTCGGCGGCACGGCGTTCGAAGTCCGCGATCTTCCCCGCGGTCGTGTGGATGTCAGGGCTCTCCTGCTCGGACTGCTCGGACATCGGCGTGGGGCTCCTACTCGTCAGCGTGCGGCTACCGGTTCGTAGGCTATCCGCGAAGAGCCCTTTCGGCGGTGCGGCGTTGGCCACACTGGGGCTTCGGGGCCAGTACGTACGGGTGCGGTCGTCGAAGGGCCCGCTCGTACGGACCGTTCTCGCGGATCGTTCTGACGGGCAGTGCGTACGGCCTGTGCGCCTGGGCGGTGCGGATACGAGCGCCGGGCGGCGTCCCCGACGGCGGGCCTACGCTGGCGCCATGACGCCGAACCCGTCCGGCAACCCGGGCAGCCGCTGGTCCGATCTCGACCGTCCGCCGCTCAACGCCGCTTCGCTGCGCCGTGCGTTGACCGGAGCGGACAGCATGTGGACGTCGCTGGACGTCGTCGAGAGCACCGGCTCGACGAATACGGATCTCGCCTCCCGTGCGCGGGAGGGCGGCGCGCGGGAGGGTGCCGTACTCGTCGCCGAGGAGCAGACCGCCGGACGGGGACGCCTGGAGCGGGGCTGGAGCGCTCCCGCCCGCTCCGGGATCTTCGTCTCGATGCTGATCGTGCCGCGCGTGCCGCAGCAGCGCTGGGGATGGGTGCCGCTGCTGGCGGGGGTGGCGACGGCCACCGCGCTGTCCCGCACGGCGGGGGTCGACACCAAGCTGAAGTGGCCCAACGACGTGCTGGTCGACGTACGGGGCGAGGAACGCAAGACCGGCGGCATCCTCGCGGAGCGCACGGACGTGGCATCGGAGGACGCGGGGGGAGCGGCCGGTGGCGGCGCTGCCGGCGGCGGCGCCGGGATCGTCCTCGGCATCGGGCTCAACGTCACGCTGCGGGAGCAGGAGCTTCCGGTGCCCGCCGCGGGCTCGCTCGTCCTCGCAGGCGCCCGCGAGGCGGACCGCGATCCGCTGCTGCGCTCGGTGCTGCGTTCCGTGGAGGACTGGTACGGGCGCTGGACCGCCGCCGACGGCGACCCGCTCTCGGCCGGTCTGCTGGAGGCGTACGCGGCGGGGTGCGTCACGCTCGGGCGCCGGGTACGGGCGGAGCTGCCCGGCGGCGAACGGCTCGTCGGCGAGGCGGTGGCGGTCGACAGCGACGGACGCCTCGTGATCGGTACGGAGAGCGGTGTTCAACGTCCGGTCGCGGCAGGGGACATCGTGCATCTGCGCGGCGACCGTGGCGACGGCGCGGACGGCGGTCCGGAAGGCGGCTCCACGGAGAGCGGCCCCGACGACGACGGCCCCGATGAAGGCGGCCCCGAGGAGAGTGGCCCCGACGGCGGCGCCCGGCAGTGACCGGCCGGCTTCCGGCGCTCCCGCGCTGAGCCCTCTCCGGGGGGCGCAGGGGCGCACGTCACGCGCACTGTATGTGTTCCGCCGAGCCGGTGGTCCGCTTCTGATGGTCCGTTCGCAGAGGGGCCAGTTCAGCGCACTGCTGCCGTATTGTTGGCACGCGGCGGAGGGGACACGGATGTGACGCGTCCCGGTGATCCCCGGAAGATCTCAGCAAGAGAACGGAAGGGCAGTGCGCAGGGACGACCGGACCTGGCAAGGGGCGGACAGTGGCCGACGATGAACCGGACATTCCCGCGCGTACGTCCGGGTCGCAGTCGGAGCCGGAGCCGGCAGGCGAACAGCCGGCGGAGGGCGGCGCGCCACGGGAGCAGCCCGGGGAGCCGGGACAACCGGAACCAGCGCAGACGCCCGGCGCCACCGGCTCACCCGCCGCACCCGCGGCGAGCGGACAGACCGGCACGCCCGGCGCTACGGGTCCCGTAGGCGCGGACCTCCCGCCCGTCCCCGAGGAGGACGAGGACGACCCCAGCGCCCTGCGTATCGAGCAGCTCATCCTCGGCTCGAAGCGGCAGTACACGCCCTTCCAGGCGGCCCGCGCCGCAGGTGTCTCCATGGAGCTGGCCTCCCGCTTCTGGCGTGCGATGGGCTTCGCCGACGTGGGCCAGGCCAGGGCGCTGACCGAGGCGGACGTACTGGCGCTGCGACGGCTCGCCGGGCTCGTGGAGGCGGGGCTGCTGAGCGAGACGACGGCGGTGCAGGTCGCCCGGTCGACGGGGCAGACCACGTCGCGGCTGGCGGACTGGCAGATCGACTCGTTCCTGATGGGGCTCACGGAGCCGCCCGAGCCGGGGATGACGCGCAACGAGGTCACATATCCGCTCGTCCAGCTCCTCCTGCCGGAGCTTGAGGAATTCCTGGTGTACGTGTGGCGGCGCCAGCTCGCCGCCGCCACGGGCCGGGTCGTACAGGCGATGGACGACGAGGACACCGTCGCGCGCAGGCAGGCCATCGCCTTCGCCGACCTCGTCGGTTTCACACGGCTGACGCGCCGCCTGGAGGACGACGAACTGGGCGAGCTGGTCGAGGCGTTCGAGACCACGGCCGCCGATCTGGTCGCCGCGAACGGCGGCCGGCTGATCAAGGCGCTGGGTGACGAGGTCCTCTACGTCGCCGAGGACGCCGGCACCGCCGCCGAGATCGGGCTGCGGCTGATCGAGACCATGGCGAACGACCCGACGATGCCCGAGCTGCGCGTAGGCATCGCCTTCGGCACGATGACGACGCGCATGGGCGACGTCTTCGGCAACACCGTCAACCTGGCGAGCAGGCTGACATCGATAGCGCCCAAGGACCGGGTGCTCGTGGACGGGGACTGCCGCGCGGAGCTGGTCGGCGCCGGAGCCGCCCCGGAGTCGGAGAAGGAGACCGAGGACCTCTCCGGTTACCGCTATGCGCTTCAGCCGCTGTACCAGCGGCCGGTGCGCGGCCTCGGCGTCGTCGAACCGTGGATGCTCAGCCGCCGCTGACGGCGCCCGTCGGCGCTTGAGGGGCCGCTCCCCGGCGCCGGGCGGTGACGCCGAGGCCCGTAGGGTGATCCGCGCCGATCCTGAGCGTGCGCCGGTGCGGGCGCACGTCGATCCTGAGCGCGTCGACACCCGGAGGGACCCGTATGAGCACGGTGAGCGAAGAGCGTTACGGCGAGTCGATCGTGGTCCGCAAGGACGCCGGGGCCGCACCGCACGTGGCCGAGCTGGTGCTCGACCGTCCCGAGGCCCTCAACGCCGTCTCCTCCGAGGTGGCCGCGGGCCTCGCCGAGGCGTGCACGGCCCTCGCCGACGACCGTGACGTACGAGTCACCGTGCTCACCTCCAGCAACGACCGGGCGTTCTGCGTGGGCGCCGACCTCAAGGAACGCAACTCCCTCACCGACGCCGAGCTGGGCCGCCACCGCCCGACGGCACGCGCCGCGTACACGGGCGTACTGGAACTGCCGATGCCGACGATCGCAGCAGTGCACGGCTATGCGCTCGGCGGCGGCTTCGAACTCGCCCTCTCCTGCGACCTGATCGTCGCCGACCCGAGCGCGGTGCTCGGGCTGCCCGAGGTCTCCGTGGGCGTCATCCCGGGCGGCGGCGGTACGCAGCTTCTGCCGCGCCGGGTGGGTGCCGCACGCGCGGCCGAGCTGATCTTCACCGCACGCAGGGTCGAGGCGGCGGAGGCCCGCGAACTGGGCCTGGTCGACCGGTGGGCGGACCCCGGAGAGGACCGGGCGGAGGCGCTGGCGCTGGCCGCCCGTATCGCGGGCAACTCCCCGGTGGGGCTGCGGGCCGCCAAGCGTGCGCTGCGTACGGGCTGGGGGCTGGACCTGCGGGCCGGGCTGGAGGTCGAGGACGCGGCCTGGCGCACCGT from Streptomyces marispadix includes:
- a CDS encoding adenylate/guanylate cyclase domain-containing protein → MADDEPDIPARTSGSQSEPEPAGEQPAEGGAPREQPGEPGQPEPAQTPGATGSPAAPAASGQTGTPGATGPVGADLPPVPEEDEDDPSALRIEQLILGSKRQYTPFQAARAAGVSMELASRFWRAMGFADVGQARALTEADVLALRRLAGLVEAGLLSETTAVQVARSTGQTTSRLADWQIDSFLMGLTEPPEPGMTRNEVTYPLVQLLLPELEEFLVYVWRRQLAAATGRVVQAMDDEDTVARRQAIAFADLVGFTRLTRRLEDDELGELVEAFETTAADLVAANGGRLIKALGDEVLYVAEDAGTAAEIGLRLIETMANDPTMPELRVGIAFGTMTTRMGDVFGNTVNLASRLTSIAPKDRVLVDGDCRAELVGAGAAPESEKETEDLSGYRYALQPLYQRPVRGLGVVEPWMLSRR
- a CDS encoding enoyl-CoA hydratase/isomerase family protein; its protein translation is MSTVSEERYGESIVVRKDAGAAPHVAELVLDRPEALNAVSSEVAAGLAEACTALADDRDVRVTVLTSSNDRAFCVGADLKERNSLTDAELGRHRPTARAAYTGVLELPMPTIAAVHGYALGGGFELALSCDLIVADPSAVLGLPEVSVGVIPGGGGTQLLPRRVGAARAAELIFTARRVEAAEARELGLVDRWADPGEDRAEALALAARIAGNSPVGLRAAKRALRTGWGLDLRAGLEVEDAAWRTVAFSGDRTEGVAAFNEKRKPRWPGE